From Dehalococcoidia bacterium, a single genomic window includes:
- a CDS encoding methylmalonyl-CoA mutase family protein, whose protein sequence is MSTNKKEWREKTLNPALKKSKGWKEQFKTTSGIVLDDVYAPDDMSGFDYNRDLGYPGEFPFTRGVQPTMYRGRMWTMRQYAGFASAEESNKRYRYLLEQGQTGLSVAFDLPTQIGYDSDAPMSEGEVGKVGVPIDTLADIETLFKDIPLGKVSTSMTINSTAPVLLAMYIALAKKQGVDLAKLDGTIQNDVLKEYIARGTHIFPPEPSMRLITDIFQYCRDNVPKWNTISISGYHIREAGSTAAQEIAFTLADGISYVQAAIDSGLDVDDFAGRLSFFFAANTNLLEEVAKYRAARRLWARIMKDRFKAKNPKSMMLRFHTQTCGHTLTAQQPINNIVRVTIQAMAAALGSTQSLHTNSWDEAYATPSADAVTIALRTQQIAAYEGCIGDTVDPLGGSYVVESLTTALEEKAKQYLDKIDELGGALAAIEKGYQQREIQESSYRAQKDIETGEKIVVGLNKFVSASPKIENIIRVDATEAAKQKKRLAKVKSERDNQKVAQSLAKLEQVAKGTENTMPVFIECVEAYASLGEICGVLRNVFGEQKEFLVF, encoded by the coding sequence ATGAGTACCAATAAAAAGGAATGGCGCGAAAAAACACTCAACCCGGCTTTGAAAAAATCCAAGGGATGGAAGGAACAGTTTAAAACCACTTCTGGCATAGTGCTGGACGATGTTTATGCTCCGGATGATATGAGCGGATTCGACTATAACCGGGATTTGGGATATCCCGGCGAGTTTCCGTTCACCCGCGGTGTGCAACCGACAATGTACCGGGGCCGAATGTGGACCATGCGGCAATATGCCGGTTTTGCCTCGGCGGAGGAATCCAACAAGCGCTATCGCTATCTTCTGGAGCAAGGACAAACCGGTCTGAGCGTTGCCTTCGACCTTCCTACCCAGATTGGCTATGATTCCGATGCCCCGATGTCCGAAGGCGAAGTCGGGAAGGTAGGCGTGCCCATTGATACCCTGGCAGACATCGAAACCCTCTTCAAGGATATACCGCTGGGCAAGGTCAGCACCTCGATGACGATAAACTCCACCGCGCCTGTCCTGCTGGCAATGTATATCGCCCTCGCCAAAAAGCAGGGGGTCGATTTAGCCAAACTCGATGGAACCATTCAAAATGATGTTCTCAAGGAATATATAGCTCGCGGCACTCACATTTTCCCGCCCGAACCTTCCATGAGACTCATTACCGATATCTTCCAGTACTGCCGCGATAATGTTCCCAAATGGAACACCATCAGCATCAGTGGCTATCACATTCGAGAGGCAGGCTCAACTGCCGCTCAGGAGATTGCCTTCACCCTGGCAGACGGCATTTCCTACGTGCAGGCGGCCATTGACTCGGGATTGGATGTCGATGATTTTGCCGGAAGACTTTCCTTCTTCTTTGCAGCCAACACCAACCTCCTGGAAGAAGTGGCCAAATACCGGGCGGCGCGCCGCCTGTGGGCCAGGATCATGAAGGATCGATTCAAAGCCAAAAATCCAAAGTCCATGATGCTGCGGTTCCATACTCAGACTTGCGGCCATACGCTAACGGCTCAACAGCCGATCAACAACATCGTCCGAGTGACCATTCAGGCAATGGCGGCCGCGCTGGGCAGCACTCAATCCCTCCACACCAACTCTTGGGATGAGGCATATGCCACCCCCAGTGCGGATGCGGTCACCATTGCACTGCGCACGCAACAGATTGCAGCCTATGAAGGTTGTATAGGCGATACCGTCGACCCGTTGGGCGGTTCGTATGTGGTTGAATCGCTGACCACTGCGCTGGAGGAGAAAGCCAAACAGTATCTGGACAAGATCGATGAGCTTGGCGGGGCTCTGGCAGCCATCGAAAAGGGGTATCAGCAGCGGGAGATTCAAGAGAGTTCCTACCGCGCCCAGAAAGATATCGAGACCGGCGAGAAGATCGTGGTAGGCCTCAACAAGTTTGTTTCCGCGTCCCCAAAGATCGAGAACATCATCCGGGTTGACGCTACTGAAGCCGCAAAGCAGAAAAAGCGTCTGGCTAAGGTAAAAAGCGAGAGAGATAACCAGAAAGTGGCCCAGTCTCTGGCAAAACTAGAGCAAGTGGCCAAAGGCACCGAGAACACCATGCCGGTGTTTATCGAATGTGTTGAGGCTTATGCATCCCTCGGAGAAATCTGCGGCGTGTTGCGCAATGTGTTCGGTGAGCAAAAAGAGTTCCTGGTGTTCTAG
- the ftsZ gene encoding cell division protein FtsZ, translating to MAEDEVKAAAPKAKKKKPSKPKKPAGFVKGKFGVANMTVVGVGGGGCNTVSRLMEEHPIGINFVCVNTDAKALQNLQGDNLIVIPIGELLTKGFGAGGRPEVGAQAAESNRAALKQVLSGSDIVFITTGLGGGTGTGAAPVVAEMAKKVGALTIAMVTLPFSWEGHKRMKTALSGLSKLRDHVDNVILINNDMMTKLVPSNATMQEAFKIADSCLTEGILVVNEIVNQPGEINVDLADVKVVLELPGNALMTIGEAAGKDAALAAAENAIRNPMLDLSVAGAKGILFTIKSGPKLTLNEVNAAGKRIAQSVSKDATIFFGMSLKPEMQNKVRFTIIATGIPDSKSVSSVTGKA from the coding sequence ATGGCAGAAGATGAAGTGAAAGCTGCAGCGCCAAAAGCCAAGAAGAAGAAACCCTCCAAACCAAAAAAACCAGCCGGGTTTGTTAAGGGTAAATTTGGCGTAGCAAATATGACCGTGGTGGGGGTAGGCGGTGGTGGTTGTAACACGGTATCCCGCCTTATGGAAGAACATCCCATCGGCATTAATTTTGTTTGCGTCAACACCGACGCAAAGGCACTTCAAAATCTTCAGGGAGACAATCTCATCGTCATCCCCATCGGTGAACTCCTGACCAAGGGATTTGGCGCCGGGGGCCGACCAGAAGTTGGAGCGCAGGCAGCTGAGTCTAACCGTGCCGCACTCAAGCAGGTGTTATCGGGCAGCGACATTGTGTTTATCACTACCGGCTTGGGCGGAGGCACAGGCACCGGCGCCGCCCCGGTGGTGGCTGAGATGGCCAAGAAAGTGGGGGCTCTCACCATTGCGATGGTAACTTTGCCCTTCTCCTGGGAAGGCCACAAGAGAATGAAAACTGCCCTCAGCGGCCTTTCTAAATTGCGCGATCATGTAGACAACGTGATCCTCATCAACAATGACATGATGACCAAACTGGTTCCGAGCAATGCCACCATGCAAGAAGCCTTCAAGATTGCCGATAGTTGCTTGACCGAAGGCATATTGGTGGTCAATGAGATCGTCAATCAGCCGGGGGAGATCAATGTTGACCTTGCTGATGTGAAGGTTGTCTTAGAGTTGCCGGGCAACGCACTGATGACAATCGGCGAGGCTGCCGGGAAAGATGCCGCCCTGGCGGCTGCCGAGAATGCCATCAGGAACCCGATGCTTGATCTTTCCGTTGCCGGCGCCAAGGGCATCCTCTTCACCATCAAGTCAGGCCCCAAACTCACTTTAAATGAGGTGAATGCGGCAGGCAAACGGATTGCTCAATCCGTAAGCAAGGATGCGACGATCTTCTTCGGCATGAGCTTGAAACCGGAAATGCAAAACAAAGTCAGGTTTACCATTATCGCTACCGGCATACCCGATTCCAAGTCCGTATCGTCAGTAACCGGCAAGGCTTAG
- a CDS encoding serine hydroxymethyltransferase, which produces MSLEKIDPEIASIIKKEENRQCNNINLIASENYTSKAVLQAQASVLTNKYAEGYPGKRYYGGCQFVDQAEALAIKRAKELFKSEYVNVQPYSGAIANMAAYMTLINYGDTIMGMELAHGGHLTHGSPVSFSGRFFKVVSYGIDKETGRINYDEVEKSALKNMPKLIVVGSSSYPRILDYERFRRIADKVNAKLFVDMAHEAGMIAAGVHPTPVPYADIVTFTTHKSLRGPRGGLILCREQYGAMADKWVFPGLQGGPFMHIIAAKAVCFLEASTPEFVAYQKSVMENAKVLADELMAQGLKLVTGGTDNHRVLVDLTSTTVTGKMAEAALGEVNIVVNKNAIPFDPKPPFTTSGIRLGTPAVTSRGFGLNEMRKIAQFIAKVISNIGDEKVYRQVRQEVDEINRRFPTPGITA; this is translated from the coding sequence ATGTCTCTAGAAAAGATCGACCCCGAAATCGCCAGTATCATCAAAAAAGAAGAAAACCGCCAGTGCAACAACATCAATCTCATTGCCTCTGAGAACTACACCAGCAAAGCCGTTCTTCAGGCTCAGGCATCCGTCCTCACCAACAAATATGCCGAGGGCTATCCCGGCAAGCGGTACTATGGCGGCTGTCAGTTTGTGGATCAGGCGGAGGCTCTTGCTATCAAGCGCGCCAAGGAACTTTTCAAGAGCGAATATGTCAATGTTCAACCTTACAGCGGCGCCATAGCCAATATGGCTGCCTATATGACGCTGATCAATTACGGCGATACCATCATGGGCATGGAGTTGGCTCACGGAGGGCACCTTACCCACGGCAGTCCGGTCAGCTTTTCCGGCAGGTTCTTCAAGGTGGTTTCGTACGGTATTGATAAGGAAACCGGCCGGATAAACTACGATGAAGTGGAAAAATCCGCTTTGAAGAATATGCCCAAGCTAATCGTGGTCGGATCGAGTTCGTATCCCCGAATCCTGGACTATGAACGCTTTCGCCGGATTGCTGATAAAGTCAATGCTAAGCTCTTTGTGGATATGGCGCATGAAGCGGGCATGATCGCTGCCGGAGTCCACCCCACTCCCGTACCTTATGCTGATATCGTCACTTTCACCACCCACAAGAGCTTGAGAGGGCCGCGCGGAGGGTTAATCTTATGCCGTGAGCAGTATGGTGCTATGGCGGATAAATGGGTTTTCCCCGGCCTTCAGGGCGGACCGTTCATGCATATCATTGCCGCTAAGGCTGTTTGTTTCCTGGAAGCGAGCACGCCGGAGTTCGTTGCTTACCAGAAATCCGTTATGGAGAACGCCAAGGTTCTGGCGGATGAACTAATGGCGCAGGGGTTAAAGCTGGTCACTGGCGGCACGGATAACCATCGAGTCTTGGTCGATCTCACTTCGACCACGGTGACAGGCAAAATGGCTGAGGCGGCTTTAGGGGAAGTCAATATTGTTGTCAACAAGAATGCGATTCCGTTTGATCCCAAGCCTCCGTTTACCACCAGCGGGATCAGGTTGGGCACCCCGGCGGTGACCTCCCGAGGGTTTGGCCTGAATGAAATGAGAAAGATCGCTCAGTTCATCGCCAAGGTGATCTCCAACATCGGCGATGAAAAGGTCTATCGGCAGGTGCGCCAGGAGGTCGATGAGATCAATCGGCGGTTCCCAACGCCCGGAATTACGGCGTAA
- a CDS encoding aspartate kinase translates to MSIIVQKYGGSSVADAEKIKNVARRIIRVKEAGNDVVVVVSAMGKTTDNLIALAKQLSDQPDERELDRLLATGEMVSCSLMALAIKAMGHNAISLTGPQAGVRTDSSHSRARITGVTPARMKREIKNGNIVVVAGFQGINQDLDITTLGRGGSDTTAVALAISLKAKQCNIYTDVDGVYTADPRIVPNARKLEEIGYEEMLEMASVGAKVMHSRAVELGWIYGMPILVASSLNDNPGTLIHGGIPMEVRNKVSGIAHDINVAKVTVVGVPDEPGVAGAIFQALADQGISVDTIVQNVSIKGTTDLTFTVGQVDLNKAMKVVKPVAESINALDCVSDTNVGKISVVGSGMQTTPGYAARMFKALADEGINIQMISTSEIKITCIIDAGKVAQAASALHTAFDLES, encoded by the coding sequence ATGTCGATCATAGTCCAGAAATACGGCGGAAGCTCGGTCGCCGATGCCGAGAAGATCAAGAACGTTGCCCGGAGGATCATCCGCGTCAAGGAGGCGGGAAATGATGTGGTGGTGGTGGTCTCCGCGATGGGAAAGACAACGGATAACCTCATTGCCCTGGCCAAACAACTCAGCGATCAGCCGGATGAGCGAGAACTTGACCGGCTGCTGGCCACCGGAGAAATGGTCTCCTGTTCATTGATGGCGCTGGCGATCAAAGCGATGGGACATAATGCCATCAGCCTAACAGGCCCTCAGGCGGGTGTTCGGACGGATTCCTCTCACAGCAGAGCCCGGATTACGGGAGTCACTCCCGCCCGGATGAAGAGGGAGATCAAAAACGGCAACATCGTGGTGGTGGCCGGTTTTCAGGGGATCAATCAGGATCTCGATATCACCACACTGGGACGGGGAGGATCGGATACCACGGCAGTGGCTCTGGCCATCAGCCTGAAAGCTAAACAATGCAATATTTACACTGACGTCGATGGCGTCTACACCGCCGATCCGAGAATCGTACCGAACGCTCGAAAGCTGGAAGAGATCGGATATGAGGAAATGCTGGAAATGGCTTCGGTAGGAGCTAAAGTGATGCACAGCAGGGCAGTAGAGCTCGGCTGGATCTATGGGATGCCCATCCTGGTGGCATCCTCTCTCAATGATAACCCAGGCACTCTGATTCATGGGGGCATTCCGATGGAAGTGCGAAATAAAGTTAGCGGTATCGCTCACGATATCAATGTGGCCAAGGTGACCGTGGTGGGAGTGCCGGATGAACCGGGGGTGGCCGGCGCCATTTTTCAGGCGTTAGCCGATCAAGGAATCAGTGTGGATACGATCGTTCAGAACGTTTCCATCAAGGGCACCACCGATCTGACCTTCACCGTCGGCCAAGTCGATTTAAACAAAGCCATGAAAGTGGTCAAACCGGTAGCGGAATCCATTAACGCCTTGGATTGCGTCAGCGATACGAACGTAGGCAAGATCAGCGTGGTCGGATCCGGGATGCAGACAACCCCCGGATATGCCGCCCGAATGTTCAAAGCCCTGGCCGATGAAGGGATCAACATTCAGATGATATCGACATCGGAGATTAAGATCACCTGCATCATCGATGCAGGCAAAGTTGCCCAAGCGGCAAGCGCCCTCCACACGGCCTTCGATCTGGAATCTTAA
- a CDS encoding PAS domain-containing protein — translation MPKSIVINNPISARKDSLAMLLNSFSDALVWADTEGKIIGCNGVALRMLGYSQKGMLEKSLTDIIPAGLPKEFSLFDAALGRHPCGVRTMNEKCPVKTRKGRIFMAEVMVTHFQDSDRNHRTAVLIMNSTPNKWKLNDVYEAKAHNSPVGTYIVQGRRFRFANPRFQQDIGFTEGELLDIDPISRVHPEDKEMVRKSAIDILKGKRSSGYEFRGITKDGEIRWFYETVTSITYNGHLATLGSSKDITEQK, via the coding sequence ATGCCAAAATCAATCGTCATAAATAACCCTATAAGCGCCCGGAAAGATTCCCTTGCCATGCTCTTGAACAGCTTTTCGGATGCCCTCGTCTGGGCAGATACGGAAGGGAAAATTATCGGTTGCAACGGAGTTGCCCTGAGGATGTTGGGGTACAGCCAAAAGGGGATGCTGGAAAAGAGCTTGACAGACATTATACCTGCCGGATTGCCGAAGGAGTTTTCACTCTTTGATGCCGCTCTTGGGCGACATCCCTGTGGCGTTCGCACCATGAATGAAAAGTGCCCGGTCAAGACAAGGAAGGGCAGGATATTCATGGCCGAGGTTATGGTGACCCATTTCCAGGATTCCGACAGGAACCACAGAACAGCTGTGCTTATCATGAACTCTACTCCCAACAAATGGAAGCTAAACGATGTATACGAAGCCAAGGCTCATAACTCGCCGGTTGGCACGTATATCGTCCAGGGAAGACGATTCAGGTTTGCCAATCCCCGGTTCCAGCAAGATATCGGCTTTACAGAAGGAGAACTCCTGGATATCGATCCCATCAGCCGTGTTCATCCGGAGGACAAGGAAATGGTCAGAAAAAGCGCAATCGACATACTGAAAGGGAAGCGCTCCTCTGGCTATGAATTTCGGGGGATCACCAAGGATGGGGAAATCCGATGGTTCTATGAGACGGTTACTTCTATCACCTACAATGGGCATTTAGCGACATTGGGGAGCTCGAAGGATATCACTGAACAAAAATAG